DNA from Homo sapiens chromosome 1, GRCh38.p14 Primary Assembly:
GTTTGTCTCAGCTCTTGTCCAGACCAGATGGGCCTGGGGCTGAACAGAGGGGCTGGATGGAGGCAGAGCTGGAGGTGAGATTAATCCTCACATCTGAAAtgggtgaggattaaatgagaaaacagatcTGGGAACACCTTGAAACTTGTTTATTTCACTCAAGTGCAGGATCTATTTGTGGCTGGTACATTTGCCCCAACCAGCGGGGCTTCTCAGTTTTGGGGAGGAATGGGGCTCTTTCTCCAAGAGACTCAGTTTCTCAAGCAGATTGAGTGTAAGGTGTACAAATGTGGTCTTAGAGTAAAAACAGAGACAAGACAGACTGTGAAGATGGGCAGGGCCAGCCAATTCCCTGTTGTGGGAGAGACTGGGAGAGACTGGGAGCACTGGGGGGCCTGGGCTGGACGGTCCCACACACACAGGGAGGCTGCTGCTGCCTCGCAGGCCTGGCCATTGAGCTCGTTCACTGCCATATCCCACACACCTCCTCCTGCTGAAATCTATGCCTGCAGCGAAGAAACAGCAGATTTAGAATCAAACAGATGGGATTTGGTTCTACTTAccatgtgactttgagcaagtatCTTCCTCTCTTTTAACTGtagtttcctcattcataaaatagGGGAGAATTCTAGCACCATCTCCTGAGGTTGTCAGGATCTGAGAAACAGACATGGGGATGGGAACATGGCGAAAAGATCTTTGTGAACTATTCAGtgttgtacacttttttttttttttttttagacagagtctcactcggtcacccaggctggagtgcagtggtgtgatctcggctcactgcaacctctgcctcctaaggttcaagcgattctcctgcctcagcctcctgagtagctgggattacaggcatgcaccgccacacccggctaatttttgtatttttagtagagacagggtttcaacatgttggctaggctggtctcgaactcctggcctcagatgatccacttgcctcagcctcccaaagtgctgggattacaggcatgagccaccgtgtccggctacACATTCAGTTTTAATCTGCCGTCTCTTTCCTTGTGGGAAGTAGGCCTGCTGTTCTGACTGGGGCCTGTCAGAACCAGGACCTTGAGGCACCTCAGCTGCAGCCCTGTGCTTCAGAAGGAGTGAACTTGGACTGTGGGACAACAGGGCTTCCTGGCACTACTTCTCTCTCAAGCCAACCCTTCGTCAGTGACAAGGGCCCACCTCTCAGATGGGAGAAGGGCCCCATACCCCCTGCATTCTGGGCCATGGGGCTTCAGGAGAGTCAGCATATGGACTGGAGGGATGTCTGTGCTGTGGGGCAAAGGTGCAGTCAGAGAGGGAGTGGAAACTATGCTTGTGTTGGTTCACCCACTCTGCTGTTGAGCTTTCCCAAGACGCTGGATCCTCAGCACCTTTGTCTTCACCTCCTGAGTCTCCTTCATCTACCTCCTGTCTCCCTTAGTCCAGCCAGTGAAACAGAATGTAGGGAGGGTGCCATTCTGGGATGAGATCTAGTGGAACAGGTCCCTGGGAGCCTCTTCTGGGACTCCTTAACCTTGGGAACCCTTCGCCCCTCTCTCTTGGGCCCCAGGTAAGGGTACCAGTTTCTTCCTGAGCCATGACCAGAGCCATTCCCAGATAAATGAGGTTTCCTGGAAGGATGTTACCAGTGCCTTatctctggccaacatggtgctgGGGCTCTTCTCCATCATCTTCAGCTTCAGCAGGTAGGTCTGGGGCCCAGCAAGCTCTTAGCCAAGAGCTGGAGCCAATGGCATgcgggaaggagagggagagttTGGAGAGCAGGCACTGAGGCATAGGAATCCACAGTGTACCCAGGGTAAGTGCAGTGGCTTAGGAGTCAAGAGGCCAAGATCCCATGCTCAACGGTACCAGTTCATTCCAGCTATGGCAGTCTAGAATGGTTTCTGTGAGAAAGTCAATAGATTCTGTTCTGGTGGCCCTTATGCAATCTTTGGGTAGGCCACAGttcatattttctaattcttagaTCATATGACCTGgcagaatatttgaaattagCACTGTTCTGGGAGGTCCGAGACATTATATGTTCCCCCAAAATGTTGTAAGCAAATTCTATTTCTGTAAGTTGAATCCCATTTCAATGTTTTTGGGATGTCAGTCCTTTAAAGATAAATCCTTTATGATGCGGGTAACATCTCCTAATCTACTTGATTGTCTATAACCATCAGTAAGTGACTTCTCTTTGGATTTGTTTCTCATCCACAAAATAAGATGACTTTACCTGATGATGTTTAAGCCCCCTTCCAGCTGGAAATTTTTGTGATTCTCTAAGTCTTGGTTTTTGGAGTATAATAAAGTAGGGCACACCTACagcagaaaatttctttttttaagaaacttttttttttttttttttaagagatgaggtctcattatattgcccaggctggtctcaaacacctgggctcaagtgatccacctgcctaggcctcccaaagtgctgggattacaaacgtgagccactgtgcccagcccagaaaatTTCTATCCTCTTAGTACAGCCTAATTTTCTAGGAGTGTTGCCATGATGGTGCcctgagtatttttatttaacttcagTCCCCTTTAGATACATAGGACTAGGTCTAAACAAAGGAAATGCTGTGGTAGTTTGGAGACAGCTGAGGTCTAGGTCAGGCCCTTTGCTTCTTCTGGGTTGCCTAAGCATTGCAATCAGGGTGCAGACTTGAGAATGGGCCTCTCAGGGCAGGTTTGCTTGGAGCTGTGGTGGCAGCTTTTAGAGGGACCTGAGAGCAGGTGCTGGATGGAGGCACAGAATCAAGAATGTGGGGTATGAAAGAGCTCATGGAAATCATTTAAagcatcaaaatacatgaggcaaaaactaatagaactgCAAGGACAAATTGATGAGTCTACTATCAAGGTTGGAGATTTCCACCCCCTCTATCAGAAACTGACAGATCCAAcaggcagaaaatcagcaaaCACATAGTTGAAGTCAGCAACACTATTGGTCACCTGGATAAAATGGACATCTATAGAGTACTTCATCCAACCATGCagagtacacattcttctcaaactcaCTTGGACAGatcacattctgggccataaaacataccttaacaaattttaaaaaagtatactcTCAGACAACATGGAAATGAACTAGaagtcaataacagaaagatagctgaaAAATCCTGAAATAtatggagattaaacaacacacttctaaatgacACGTGGATAAAAGAAGAAGTCTCACGAAACATTGAAAATGTTTTgaactaaaaaaaatgaaaacatgatttATCAAAACTTATAGGATGCAGGGAAAGCAGTGCTTTGCTTTGAGGGAAATTTATTGCATTGAATGCATATagtcaagaaaagaaagatttaaaatccATAATTTAAGCTTTAACCTTAGGAAACTAGaataagaaaagcaaactaaatccaaaggaagcataaaaagtaaaaagtaaaaatcaggccgggcgcagtggcacatgcctgtagttccagcactttgggaagctgaggccggcggatcacttgaggtcaggagctcgagaccagcctggccaacatggtgaaacaccatctctactaaaaatacaaaaattagctggatgtggtggcaaatgcctgtaatcccagctacttaggaggctgaggcaagagaatcacttgaacctgggaggcggaggttgcagtgagtggagatcgtgccactgcactccagcctgggcaacagagggactccatctcaaaaaaataaaataaaaattagagtggCAATCAgagaaattgaaaacaagaaattaatagagaaaaatggatgaaaccaaaagctgattctttgagaagatcaataaaatcagtaaacctctagccaggctaaccaagttaaaaaaaagacaagacagaaattaccaatatcagaaatgaaacaagGGCCATTACTACTGATTCcacagatattaaaaggataataaaggaatgCTATGAACAACTCTACGCCCACAAATTTGATATCGTAGCTGAAAATAATCAATCCCTTAAAAGACATAAGttaccaaaactcacacaaggagAAACAGGTCATCTGAATAGGTTTGTATCTATTAAACAAATCATTTAGCACAcactcctcattttacagatgggggaaCAGGCCTAGAGATGGGGTAGTGATTTACCTAAGAATTCATAGGGAGATGGTGGCAGAGGCTGGACTAGAACCTAGGTCCCCTGTGCCATCAAAAATGCCTGGAAGTTAGAGTTGGAAGGGATCTTAGTGATGTTCTAGGGGGTTTGGGGCACCCCTTTAAGACTGTAGATTGAGTTTGTGAGGGATGTaggcatgtgtatgtgcatgtgtggtgcAAAAAGCAGCATATATCAGAAGGGATGTGAGTGTGGGGGACATGAagaggtgtgtatgtgtgcaagtGTGGGAGGTGTGTGGGAAGTATATTAGTGTATACTAATATACTAATGGGGGGCAGGGGAGAGTCTCCAGTGGAAACTGCGAAAGTGCTTCCCTGTTTGGGCTTGCTGGCCTGCACTTTAGGAAATGCCACTATGCCTCCCGGATGCTCCTGGTCAGCTTCCTGTTAGACATGGCAGTCAGGGCAATGACCAGCCACATCAACATATGCTCCAAATTGGGTGAGTTCAGGCCCCAGGCCCCTAATCCTTGCCCCCAGTAGCATCCATCTGGGGTCACCCCTTCGTCCATCCTCTAACATCCCGCAGGCCTTCATCAGGCATCCACCCCTGTTCACACCCCGctgagagcagcagcagcagcagccctggaGCAGGAGTTCAGGAGCCCCGCGGTCCAGCTCCAGCTCCTCTGCTGGCTCACTTGCTGACCTTTGGGCAGTCCTTGTCCTggctttcagttttctcatctgcccTGCTTCCCTGTTCTGGGCCCATCCAGGTATTGGAGTGGAAGTGGGTAGGGGTGGGGTGAGAGGAAGTTGGCAGAGAGGAGATGAAAATTACACCAGCAGAGCAGCTGgtttaaaatacagtaaaatgctTCCATGTAAGATTTAGCGTGAAAAAAGTCCCACAGCTTATCAGTTTGTATCTGATTGTAGTCCAAGCCTTGCATGTTAAGGGATGGGAAGACTAAGATCTGAGGGGGAGatacttgcccaaggccaccgGCCAGCGCAAGGCAGAGCCAGGAGGAGATCCCGAGCTTTGATCTGAAGACTGCCCCAGGGGAGCAGCTGTTGCTTTCTGTGACCTCAGGACCCCTCTTATCACTACCCCAGCTCCCCTACTAGATGGGGGCTAAGGTGCAAGACGTGGGAGTATAAGTTCTTCTAACCTTGGGCCGTCTGGGGCAGGAGCCGAGCTGAATGACTTTGCCGTCTTCACCACCTTCGGCTTGGCCTCCGCTCTGCTCCTAGGCGTGGATGGACTTCTGAGTGGGATCCTGGCCATCATCTATGTGTCAGCTGCTTCTTTCCACTTGTGCTTTTATTCACCTGGTGAGTGGAACCAAGGTTGCCTTAGAACAGAGGGCAGGGGAGCACAGAACGGGGGGCTGTCGGGTGCCAGAAGCCTGGGGTGCAGTTACTGACTCCTTTTTTGgagctcctcttccttcctccttgcgTGCCCCATGCCCCATGCCCACTGAAGGCTGCAGGCTGCATTGGcagagccctgggctgggagGCAAGGGCCTTCATTTCTTGGAGCAGCTGTGCCTCTTTCTCAATGCGTGACCTgtgacctttggatggagcaCATTGATTCTTGGACTAGAACTGGAGGTTGTATTCCAGTTCCTTAAAACAGATGGAGAAACCATGCTCCAGTGAGGGAAATTgtcttgcctaaggtcacaaagTGAGGGAGAGCAGATACAGCACAGGGCTTAGACTAGCAGGTCTCAAAGGACCCTTTCAGCAGAGACTTCCTAGGAGCCAGGGCACACCCTGGTCCTAGCTGGCTGCCTGCTTTCCCTTGGAAAACCAATGTAAAACCCATGCATCATCTTTGTGAATAAATGATTTTCAGCCTGCCACTGCCTTTGGGTTTAAGGGAATATTGTATCCTGGGTAGGGGAATACCCAAAGAGAGAGGGGCTTGCTTCATTTTGGTATCTTTAGAGCAGAGGGAAGCAGCTAATCTCCAGCGTTCTTCCTGGCAGGAGTCCCCTCCACATACAAGGGTCTACCCTGCCCCTATGCTTCCTGCATCTTGGCTTCCACCTCCCTTCTGACCAAAGGCAACAGGTTCATCCTCTGCTGCATGGCCTCACTCATGATTCTCTTCATGATGGACCAGAGCTACTATCCATATGACAAAATCCTGGAGTCTGAGAACTGGAAAAAATTGGTTTATATAGGAGGTGAGTGAAAATGTCACTATGGCCAGTTTGTTATCACAGTTGCTTATTGCCACTGTACCTCACCCCAGCATTTTTCTATCTCtcttattctgctttatttttccccataGAACTGATAATCATCTGACATATTTACTAGTTTTCTTATTGTCTATAAACACTAAACCTACCCCCAATAGAGGACTCTCTTTTATTCATGCTATTAATAtaatccccagtgcctagaagtGTGTCAGTCACATCGTAGGTGCTCAGTATATACTTGCTAAATGTTAATAAGTTCAATAGAGATTTAGGAAGCACCCACCGTGTGCCAGGTACTGGAAATCAAATTGGTAAACTAGGCAAACAGTCCCTGCCTCTGAATCTAGAGGCTGATCACAGGGGAGACAGAGATCAAACAAATAATGGCAGAAATATCTAGAAACATGTAGGTTTACTGTATGTATTATGTAAGTGCAGGGTGCTCTGAGTGTCAGAGGGTGACCTACTTCAGGCTGGCATGAtctgaagggaaggaaaggatccTTAAGCAGGTGTCATTTAAGTGAGACCTACAAGAGGAGTGGccaggtggggatggggaggtTCAGGAGGTTCAGGCAGAGGAACAGTATGTTGTGATGGCTTTGAGGCCACAGGGGCTGGACACATTAGTGGAGCAATGTGGCTGAAACTTGCTGAGACAGCCAGTGACACAGACTGAGGCCATGAGGTGAGCAGACCTGGCAGGATTTGGGATTTGATACCAAAGGCAAATGAGGAGCCTCTAAAGGGATTTATGCAGGGAAGTGGTATGGCTGGAGCAGCAGTTTTCAATAATCACTTTGACTGCAATGTGGAGAACAGATTGTAGGTCTGAGAATGCAAGGAGGAAAACAAACTTTTTGTTCAGATGAGAGGTGATGGTGGCAGTGGAGATAAAGAGAAGTGAATGGATTTGAGATAAATGTTGGAAATAGAATTGACattgaggaaggaggaggagacatGGATGACTCTTAGGGTTGGGTTTGAAGTAACTGAGCACTGGGCTCCAGGCCCTGAGTTCCTGGTCACACTGGGGCCTTGCAGACGTCTCCCTAGAGCTTCCCCTGATTTAGGGCTTCCTTCAAGGAATAtcagtttttcttctcttaaaatgTGCTCCTGTAAACAAGACAAACATCTATGGGGATCCAGAGTTCCTTCCATTATTCCCATGTGAGTCCCATCTAGTTTATAGGGTCTTCGGTTTCATCCTGACCTTTCCCTTAAGGTTTATACCTTTTGTAACATTAGCACCAACAGCCCTTTCAAAGCTCCAGGAGCTGGCTCCTCCTATGCCttaggtggcagaggcagaatggTGGTGAGAAGCTTCTGGGTTTGGAAGCTTCTCAGGAAGACCTGAGCCCAAGCTCTAACTCTAGCACATATTAGTTGAACTTGGGCTAATACCTCACTGTTTTGAGCTCAATTTTATCCATCTGTAAAACGAAGCCACTAATCCCTACTTTGCAGGATTtctgagattaaatgagataataaatataaatccTCTGGCACAGATGTGTCCATTTCTAGCCTCGCccttctcctccacctccccttCTCCTATCTCATAACAGTAGTATTGCTTAGTGTTCTTCGCTCCTGTAGATACTACTGATCCCCCTCTTCTCAAAATAAACCACATACTTGGCCTCAGCCTTCCTCAGATTGTCCTGCTGTGTGAGTAAGGGAGGAAACTGCACCTTACAGATTTTGACAACAGTTAATACCAGAGCCCTACTGGGTAGATTTCAAAATGGCTTCTGTGGACATTCCTCTTATTTGGAGTGCAGCCAGTCACCTTCTTAGACTGAGGTCCCTTCTACCCCACAGAGCTTCGTACGTCTGAGAACTGGCCTGTGACCAGCACTCTGAAACCTtatatgaaatactttttttttttttttttacagggagTAGCCGAAAATCATACATACATGGTAGAgaggggtctcactcttttgtccaggctgatctcaaattcatggattcaagcaatcctcctgccttggcctcccaaagtactgtgattacaggcatgagccaacgcgccaGCCATGTACTTTCCAAGACAACTCTGGTTTTCAGTATTGTCTTTTTGCCTCAACAGATCAATGACTATTCTTGAAATACAGTATTCCAAAATGCCCATGCATATCCTTAACTGCTTATTACTCCTAGAAGTGGTCTTCTATCAGATCATATGTTCTGATTTCTCTTACAGGATACATGGTGATCATTCCCATGGAAATACCATTGGCTCATACTCTCTTTGTCCTCTTTTTGAGCTCCCTGAGGCAgtgtgtctagtttttaagagTCAAGCAGAAGTGGGTTTGAATCAGGACCTCGTACAGGTTACTTCTGTTTCTTCTTATGAAAAACAGACTTAGTTCTAAACCACGGGATTATTGTGAagtgtaaatgaaaaaaatgtacacatCTAGCAGAATGTCTAGTGCAAAATAGATATTCCACAAACGTGAGTGCTCTTTTGCCTTTTGGTGGCGAATCTGAGATGCAAATTGTGTTGGGAGTCCCCAAGACCACCCCTGAGAAGACTCACAGGACTCAGCTTGTTGTACTCATGGCTAAGATTGATTTCAGCAAAAGGATGtaaagcaaaatcagcaaagggaaaaggtgcATGGGAAAAAGTTCAGGGGAAACCAGGTGCAAGCTTCAGAGAGTCCTCTCCCAGTAGAGTCACACGAGATGCACTTAATTCCTCAGCACTGAATTGTGATAATACAATAAAGTGTTGGCTACCAGGGAAACTGATGAGAGACTCAGTGCCCAAGTTTTACTGGGGGATGGTCATGTCAGCACCCTGTGCCTACCATGTACCAAAATTCCAGATTCCCAGAAGGAAACCAGGTGTTACCACCGTGCTTATATGGACAGTCTAGGAACAGTGAGACACTCTTATCAGTTGGGGAAAGTTTTATGTTGGTCTAGGGAACTGTTTACTATTCAAGTTTCCAGCCATCAGCCAAGGGCCAGCCTTGCAAGAAGGCCTTTCTGAGGATAGCAGTCTCAGGCCTGCACGTAAACTCTTTTCTGCATACATATCATACTGCATTGGTCGTTATCAcatgttaaatttaaaacaatgaggaagatttttttttcctaacaagggtttttggtttttgtcttggtttgttttgttttccctaacAAAGGCAATTCAGATTTATTATTGGCTGGAACTTCTGATGTGAATTTGACACAGTGGAACCTGAGACTGCATTGGGCTATACTTCTCTAGTTACTTACCTATCTCTATTAaactgaacttgaagacagggctcctgtctctttctgtttgtttcttagGCACTGTGGGTGAAAAGT
Protein-coding regions in this window:
- the TMEM269 gene encoding transmembrane protein 269: MVLGLFSIIFSFSRKCHYASRMLLVSFLLDMAVRAMTSHINICSKLGAELNDFAVFTTFGLASALLLGVDGLLSGILAIIYVSAASFHLCFYSPGVPSTYKGLPCPYASCILASTSLLTKGNRFILCCMASLMILFMMDQSYYPYDKILESENWKKLVYIGGVIMLFFSPLSLSAFYCLMWSLSYIFFPDALWGKAACLSPQH